TTCGGCACGGCCTCCGTCTTTCAGGCCATCGCCGCCCGCTCCACGGCGCCCGGAACGGGGTCCGGGGTCGACCCCGCGCTGCTGCTGCGCGCGGTGAAGCAGTGGCGGTACGTCGTGGGGCTCGGGCTCGACGGGCTCGGGTTCCTGCTGCAGATCGTGGCGCTGCGTTCCATCCCGATCTACGCCGTCGGTGCGGCCCTCGCCGCGAGCCTCGCCGTCACGGCGGTGGTGGCCTCGCGGATGCTGCGGGTGCGGTTGAGCGGTGTGGAGTGGGGGGCGGTGGGCGTGGTGTGCGCGGGGCTCGCGATGCTGGGGCTCGCGTCGGGGGACGAGGGGGAAGGCGTCGGCTCGACGGCCCTGCGGTACGTGATGCTCGGCGTGGCGGTGGGTGTGCTGCTGCTCGGCGCGGTGGCCGGGCGGTTGCCCGGACGGGGGCGGGCGCTGGCCCTGGGGCTCGGGGCGGGGCTCGGGTTCGGGGTGGTGGAGGTGGCGGTACGGCTGATCGACGATGTCTCGCCGGGGGCGCTGGTGAGGAACCCGGCCTGTTACGCGCTGCTGGTGGGCGGGGGTGCGGCGTTCCTGCTGCTCACGTCCGCGTTGCAGCGGGGCTCGGTGACGACCACTACCGCGGGAATGGTGATCGGGGAGACGATCGGGCCCGCGGTGGTGGGGGTCGTCTGGCTCGGGGATCGCACGCGGGGCGGGATGGAGTGGGTGGCCGTCCTGGGGTTCGTGGTGGCTGTGGTGGGGGCGTTGGCTTTGGCGCGCTTCGGTGAGGCACCGGTCGAGGAGGAGGCGGCGGTGGGAGGTCCTGCGTAGGGGCTGCCTGGGGGCTGGGTAGGGGCGGACCCTGCGGGGCTTTCCCCAGTCCCGCCCCTTCCCGGCTGTGACATTTGCGGCTCCGCCGCGTGGGGCTCCGCCCCAGACCCCGCTCCTCGAACGCCGGAGGGGCTGAGACACCGCCCTACGGCAACACCGCGCACAACGCCTCCAGCGCCCCTGCCCAGCCATGGTCCGCCGGTGTGCCGTAGCCCACCACCAGTGCGTCCCGCTCCGGGGGCCTCGCGGCAGGATGGCGGAAGCTCGCGAGGCCCTGTACCGCGAGGCGTTGCCAGCTTGCCGCCTGGACCACCGTCCGTTCCGTGCCCGGCGGGAGTTCAAGCACCGCGTGCAGTCCCGCGGCGATCCCCGTGGCCCGCACTTCGGGCGCCCGCGCGGCAAGCGCGGCGACCAGCTGGTCCCGCCGGCGGCGGTAGCGCAGCCGCGCGCCCCGCACATGGCGGTCGTACGCACCTGACGTGATGAACTCCGCGAGCGTCAGCTGGTCCAGCGCCCCGCAGGCCCATTCCGCGCCCCCCTTCGCCTCGATGACCTCGGCGGCGATGGGCGCGGGCAGCACCATCCAGCCGAGCCGGAGACCGGGGGCGAGGGACTTGCTGGCCGTGCCGAGGTAGACCACGCGGTCGGGGTCGAGGCCCTGGAGCGCGCCCACCGGCTGCCGGTCGTAGCGGAACTCCCCGTCGTAGTCGTCCTCCAGGATCAGGCCGCCCGTGCGCCGCGCCCAGTCGACGACGGCCGCACGCCGGTCGGGGTGCAGCGGCACCCCCATCGGGAACTGGTGGGCGGGCGTCAGGAGCGCCACCTTCGCCGAGCCCGACCCCAACTCGTCCGTCGAGGTGCCCAGTTCGTCGAAGGGCAGCGGCCTGGTCGTCAGACCCGCCCGCTTCAGCAGATTCCAGTGCACGTCCAGGCCGTACGACTCGACCGTCACCTCCCGCAGACCGCGGGCCCGCAGTACACCGCCCAGCAGGCTCAGCCCCTGCGCGAACCCGGCGCAGATGACGATGCGGTCCGGGTCCGTGCGCACGCCGCGGGCCCGGGAGAGGTAGTCGGCGAGGGCGGTACGCAGTTCGACGCGGCCGCGCGGGTCGCCGTAGCCGAGCGCGTCGTTCGGGGCGGCGGCCATGGCCCGGCGCGCGGCCTTGAGCCAGGCGGCGCGCGGGAATGTGGAGAGGTCGGGGGTGCCCGGCATCAGGTCGTACGTCGGACCGCCGGCGGCCCTGCGGCGCGGCGTGGGTGCGGCTGGGCGGGGAACGGCGCGTTCGGCGACGCGGGTGCCCGAGCCCTGGCGTGCGGTGAGCCAGCCCTCGGCGACGAGGTCCGCGTACGCGTCGGCGACGGTGTTGCGGGCGATGCCCAGGTCGACGGCGAGGGAGCGGGACGAGGGGAGGCGGATGCCGGGGGCGAGCCTGCCGCCGCGCACCGCCTCGCGCAGGGCGTCCGTGAGGCCCTTGCGCACGCCGGAGTGCATCGCCTCTCCCCCGGTCTCCAGGTGGAGGTCGACGCCCAAAGTGGCCCACGAATCTTCCATGGGAATGGACCATACCTGTGGGCTACTCCCCTCGTACGGTCGATGTCATGACGACGAACGAGAGCACCTCCGTAGACAGCCCCGCAGGCAGCCCCGCGGACATCCCCGTACCGGCGCAGTCCAAGGAATACGTCCACGAGCACACGCCCCGCCTCGACTGGCACGCGCAGGCGCCCGAGGTCTTCAAGGCGATGGTCCGGCTCGACGCGGCCGCCCGTAAGGGCGTCGACCCGGTGATCCTGGAGCTCGTCAAGATCCGCGCCTCGCAGATCAACCACTGCGCGCTCTGCGTCGACATGCACAGCAAGGACGCCCTCGCGGCGGGCGAGAGCGTGGAGCGGATCATCCAGCTCAGCGCGTGGGAGGAGTCGCAGCACTTCTACACCGCGAAGGAGGTCGCCGCGATCGCGCTGACCGAGGCGATCACCGTCCTGACGGACGGCTTCGTGCCGGACGAGGTGTACGACAGGGCCGCGGCCCTCTTCGAGGAGCAGGAGCTCACGCAGCTCATCGCCGCGATCACGGTGATCAACGCGTGGAACCGCTTCGGCGTGTCGACGCGGCAGGTGCCGGGCCACTACAAGGCCGGAGACCACAAATGACCGCTCGGACCGACCACAGTGCTCGGACCACTCATCTCGACAAGCGCTTCGGGTCCGCCCTGGCCGCCTTGAGCGCGGCGGCGAAGAAGGGGCTCGGCGATCCCGTGCTCGCCGAGCTCGTGATGGTGCGGGCCTCGCAGATCAACGCGTGCGCGTTCTGTCTGGACATGCATGTGGACGTCGCCGTGCGGAACGGTGAGAGCGCGAAGCGGATCGCCCTCCTCAACGCGTGGCCGGAGGCGGGCGAGCTCTTCAGCGAGCGGGAGCGGGCCGCTCTCGCGCTGACCGAGGCGGTGACGGTCCTGACGGACGGGTTCGTCCCGGACGAGGCGTACGAGGCGGCGGCCAAGCATTTCGACGAGGCCGAACTCGCCCATCGCATCGGGGTGATCACCGTCATCAACAGCTGGAACCGGGTGATGGTCAGCCGCCGTATCGAGCCGGGCGGGTACACGCCATGAGCCTCGTGGACGACTTCCGCGCGCTGCACCATGGGCGCGCGCCCGGTGACCCGCTGGTCCTGCCAGGACCCTGGGACGCGGCCAGCGCGCGAGTCTTCGCCGAGGCCGGTTTCCCCGCTCTCGCGACGCCGAGCGCG
This Streptomyces sp. NBC_01283 DNA region includes the following protein-coding sequences:
- a CDS encoding PLP-dependent aminotransferase family protein, translating into MEDSWATLGVDLHLETGGEAMHSGVRKGLTDALREAVRGGRLAPGIRLPSSRSLAVDLGIARNTVADAYADLVAEGWLTARQGSGTRVAERAVPRPAAPTPRRRAAGGPTYDLMPGTPDLSTFPRAAWLKAARRAMAAAPNDALGYGDPRGRVELRTALADYLSRARGVRTDPDRIVICAGFAQGLSLLGGVLRARGLREVTVESYGLDVHWNLLKRAGLTTRPLPFDELGTSTDELGSGSAKVALLTPAHQFPMGVPLHPDRRAAVVDWARRTGGLILEDDYDGEFRYDRQPVGALQGLDPDRVVYLGTASKSLAPGLRLGWMVLPAPIAAEVIEAKGGAEWACGALDQLTLAEFITSGAYDRHVRGARLRYRRRRDQLVAALAARAPEVRATGIAAGLHAVLELPPGTERTVVQAASWQRLAVQGLASFRHPAARPPERDALVVGYGTPADHGWAGALEALCAVLP
- a CDS encoding carboxymuconolactone decarboxylase family protein, whose translation is MTTNESTSVDSPAGSPADIPVPAQSKEYVHEHTPRLDWHAQAPEVFKAMVRLDAAARKGVDPVILELVKIRASQINHCALCVDMHSKDALAAGESVERIIQLSAWEESQHFYTAKEVAAIALTEAITVLTDGFVPDEVYDRAAALFEEQELTQLIAAITVINAWNRFGVSTRQVPGHYKAGDHK
- a CDS encoding carboxymuconolactone decarboxylase family protein yields the protein MTARTDHSARTTHLDKRFGSALAALSAAAKKGLGDPVLAELVMVRASQINACAFCLDMHVDVAVRNGESAKRIALLNAWPEAGELFSERERAALALTEAVTVLTDGFVPDEAYEAAAKHFDEAELAHRIGVITVINSWNRVMVSRRIEPGGYTP